Within the Dryobates pubescens isolate bDryPub1 chromosome 25, bDryPub1.pri, whole genome shotgun sequence genome, the region ggCCTTGCCTTGTGCCCCTCCTGAGCTGAGCGCCCCGGGGGGCTGCTGCGGGTGGGGGACGGCTGCCTGGCACCGgggtggcactgcccctgctctccctgcaggccaggctgaggctgggggaggtggtggagaaggaGGATGTCAGTGAGGCCATCAGGCTGCTGGAGATGTCCAAGGAGTCGCTGCAGGGGGACAAGGGCCAGCAGAGCCGGTGAGGGGcacctgggctctctgcagggggggtgggggcactgccagggtcaccctcaccctgtccccagggcacctgcagggggggtgggggtggtggcagcACTGGGGGGGCCTTGCCCCCCTTGTACCCTGGGGGCGCCACGGGGTGGGGGCAGTGCCAAGGGTCCCCTttgcccatccctgggggggtggCACCAAGGTCCCCTTCCTCCCTAGGGTCAccacgggggggggggtggcagtGCCAAGGTGCCCCAGGgccagccgggggggggggggagggcacaaAGGGCACGGGGCggcccctccccccgccctgacccctgtgccctcccccaGGGCCCAGCGCCCTGCCGACGCCATCTTCGCGGCGCTGCGGCAGCTGGCGGGGGCCGGGGCGGCGCCGCGGGGCGTGCCCCACGCCGAGGCCCTGCAGCGCTGCCTGGCCAAGGGCTTCACCGCGGcgcagctggaggaggccctggaggagctgcaggagctgaacgTGGTGCAGCTCAACGCTGCCCGCAGCAGGATCACCTTCCTCTGAGCTGGCAGCGCGCCgggggctgcccctggcaccccactgcctgccccggggctgcccctgcaccccactgcctgccccggggctgcccctgcaccccactgcctgccccggggctgcccctgcaccccagacctgctcctggcaccccggggctgcccctggcaccccactgcctgccccggggctgcccctgcaccccactgcctgcccaggggctgcccctgTACCCCAgacctgcccctggcaccccactgcctgccccggggctgcccctgcaccccactgcctgccccggggctgcccctgcaccccagacctgctcctggcaccccactgcctgccccggggctgcccctgcaccccactgcctgcccaggggctgcccctggcacccccctgcctgccccggggctgcccctgcaccccactgcctgcccctggcaccccggggctgcccctggcacccctctgcctgccccggggctgcccctgcaccccactgcctgcccctggcacccccctgcctgcccaggggctgcccctgcaccccactgcctgcccaggggcgccccggggctgcccctgctgccggggaccctccagccctgctcctgagctCCCCCCAGAGGCCTGCCTTGGGTCCAGGCCCTGTTGgctctctgccttctcccccccgccccccccattGACTTTTTTACCAATAAAACTTTTTCTGTGTGATTTTGGCAACAGTGACCacgcctctctgccctccctccccccccccccctttcccccctcctccctcatgcccccttcccccctccctctccctcctccctcatccccccttcccccctccctcaccctcccccctctccccctccctgccccctctctcacccccccccccccccccccctcaccccccctttccccctccctccctccccctcacccctacccccccagctgcatcactcagctctgctctcctcctcctgctgctttatTGGGgttgggtggggaggggcaggcCGGGGGGGGTTCCCTCACCCCGGGGGGGGCTCCCCTCCCCCGGGGGGGGGTCCCGGGGCAGCCCCTAGAAGAAGAGCCCCCGCATGCGGCGGCCCAGCCCCTGCCGGTCGTAGAGGACGTTGAACTTGTTGACGAACTGGTTCATGGTGTTGCAGGCCTTGGTGATGGTGCCCAGGTAGGCCATCAGCCCCACGTCGTTGCAttgctggggggcacagggtgggctcggggggggggcaccgggggagccccggggccgggctgcccctcccccagccGGCCGCAGCCGCTCCCAGTGCCTGCGCCGCCCCCGCGGGCTCCTGGCACCCCTCTGAGGCTCTGGGGTCCCCCCCCCAACTGTGGGACCTGGGGTCCCCTCCACCGTGGGACCTGGGGACACCCCCTGAGCGGGGCGGGGGCTGCAACTTTGATCTGGCTTcagcccccaccaccccccccccaggccctgccccaggccaACGGCTTTGACTCCACCACAGTGCCCACAGCAGGCCCTAGAGACTCCCCTGGGGTCACTGGGgacctctccccctcccccctgagATTCTTGGGGACCCCCCCCCGGGCCTGGGGCCCCCCCAGGGCCACTCACATCATAGAAGTCTGTCTTGAACTTGTCGGTGCTGAGCACGggcaggcagtggcacagcGCCGAGGCCTCCCGCAGGATCTCGTGGTTGAAGGGGACCTCacctgggggcagggagagctggagggggggcagccgggggggggggagtgggggcacTTGGGGACCccccctgggggcagcctggggccgcCCTGGGCCGGCTCtgacctgcctgggcagcccggACGTACTCCAGGATGAGTCTCACTCTGCTGTGCAGCATCTTGATGGCGCTGTGCTGGGCCAGGAGGTGCTCAGCCACTGCccgggcagggatggggcagggatggggcagggatggggcaggggacagggacgggggacagggatggggcagggaccagcagcaggggcagggatggggcagggatggggcaggggacagggaccgggcaggggacagggatggggcaggggacagggacgggggacagggatgggacagggacaggggacagggacagggcagggggcaggggatagggatggggcaggggacagggacgggggacagggatggggcagggacaggggacagggacggggcggggggcaggggacagggatggggcagggacagggacggggcaggggacagggacGGGGTACAGGGAtagggcaggggacagggacaggaagaggggcagggggcagtgccagggagagcGGTAAGGCcagagggccaggagcagaggcccAGGGATGAGCAGAAACAGGGAGGGGGAGCAAGGGACACTGTCAGGGCCAGTCCTCACAGGACATCAGAGCCCCCAAGGCCTGCCCaggccctccccccctcccccccccagcagggtcCCCTCCCaggtcccctcctgccctccccaggtcCCCCCCAGTGCCTCTCAGTTCTCTCCAGTGAAGTTCTGCAGGTGGCCCCCGGTGcccacccagagccctgcagtaTCCCCTGGCGCcccctgctggagctctgcccctgccccccagcccctcccggTGCCCTTTGGCGCcccctgctggagctctgcccctgccccccctggtGCCCACCAGTGCCCTTTGGCGCcccctgctggagctctgcccctgccccccccggtGCCCACCGGTGGAGCTCTCCCCCCCGCCGGTGGCGGTCATCCTGGCCACGTGGTCCACGCCGATCCTCTCGGCCTCCTCCGTGGCCAAGGTGTACGGCAGCTCCGCGAACAGCAGCGTGgcctgggggggctcagcctcAGGGACCCCCCAGACCCAGACAGaccccccccaggagcccccagacCCAGACAGaccccccccaggagcccccacaCCCAGGAGCCCCCACACCCAGACAGACCCCCCCGCCCACCaggagcccccagctcccttcctgccccatccccagcagcattcTTCACCccccaggacctccagctccatttctcccctcccccagcctcatttttcctctccaggacccccctcccccagcctcatttccttccccccaggccccctccccagctccattgTTTTACCCAcccaggacccccccagccccctcccccctgcctggcccccagccccattccccccctgcctgcccccccagctccactgtcccccccagcaccctccccgcagccctcccagtcccctcccctcagctccccagccccctccccccagcccccagccccctcccccagccccctccccacctcgcCGTTGATGATGTCGATCACAGACTCGAAGACGCTGAccggcagctgggggggggacaagaggaggcttgggggagggggcagtatccagacccccccaaacccccacacCCGGACTGGGGGGGGGCCCAGGGGGATCCTGggggtgtgtccccccccccactcaCATCTGTGTGCTTGGTCATGGGGTTCAGCTTCAGGAAGAGAGGGCTCTCGATGATCTCACACACCTGGGGGGCACAGcggggggcacagcctggaCCCTGCCCCAGGACCCCCCCCGGGGGCCCCCCCCGGCCCAAACagccccccccgagccccccccggccccctcccCTCTCACCTGCTTGTGCACCTGGATGtcagggggctctgggggccCCCCAGTCGTGTACCAGCCCAGGAACTCCAGCTCCTTGAACACCTGCTTGACTGGGGGGAGCAGCGACCTCCAGgaccccccccgaccccccaggacccctccaagcccctcctCGGGGTGTTCCTGGGGcccttgcagccccctcccacgatctcccagccctgcccaggccctTCCTAAGACCAcccagcaaccccaggtcccctccaggccacccccagcccctctaggagcccccaggaccccccccccccagggtgcTTCAGCCGACCCAGGAGTTCCTTCCAAGCCCCCAGACCCTCCTCGGGGTGTTCCCAGGGCCCTCGCAGCCCCTTCCCAAGACCCCCCCGGACCCCCTAGGAGCCCTCTAAGCCCCTTCccaagcccccccagccccccccccggaCCCCGTGGGAGCCCCCCCGCCCCTCACACTGCTCCTCCTTGGTGTAGTAGTACTCCTTGTCGATCAGGACGTGGCCGTCCACGGCGTGGGCCAGCAGCTCGAAGCTGTTCATCACCTCGATGTTCCTCCCCTCCTGACGCCCAATCAGGGCCCCGAtcactgggggggcacaggggggcacgggggggggaCACTGAAGACCCTCCACACACACCCgcaaccccccccacacacacaaccccccccccctgcGCCCacccacaggctgccctggggaagggTTGGGAGGGGCAtcggggggctcgggggggctggaggggcttggggaggggtcGGGGAGGGGTCCTTGGGGGTCCCAAAGAGGTCCTGGGGTCTTAGAAGGGACTCCAAGGAGCTCCTGGGAAGTCTTGAGGTAGTCCTGGAGGGATCCTGAGAGGCTCTGGGAGGGGTCTTGGGGATCCCCgaggctggaagggtccctggGGGTCcgggggggtccctgggggtctggaagggtccctgggggtccgggggggggggtccctgggggtctGGAAGGGTCCATGGGGGTCTCTGTGGCTTTCGGGGGCTCCCTGTGGGTCCGGGGCGTCCCTAGGGGCcagggggggtccctgggggtctCTGTGGCTTTCGGGGGGGTCTCTGTGGGTccggggggtccctgggggtctCTGTGGCTTTCGGGGGGGTCCCCGCGGGTACCCTGCGCCGGACGCCCCTCCTGCGAGCGCAGCCGGATCCAGTGGTCGGAGATGTTGAGGATCACCAAGGGGTGCAGCGCGACCGACACCGAGCCCGTGACGCCCCCGGCCATCACCGACGGCGCGGCTGCGGGAgcgggcagcggcggggccGTCAGCGGCGCCGGGCCCGGCTCGGGCCCGGGTTAGCCCCGGCGCGCCCCCGCTCCAGCCCTGCTCGGCCCCGGCTCGGTACCTGCCACGTCCACCTCCATGCCGCCGGCCCCGTTGCTACCCGCCGCCGAGGACGAgcccccggccgccgccgccgccatcttggCCCCGGGCTGAGCCTCCGCGGCCACCGTacgggggcggggccgggggctgagcagggccagtGGGCGGAGCGGGGCCAGGGCGGGACCAGGGGGCGGAGACTGTGGACGAGGCGGGGCCGAGCAGAGTCAGCGGCGGGGCGGAGCCTGTGGACGGGGCGGGCCAGCGGGCTGAGCAGCCAGCGGGCGGGGCGGAGCCTGTGGACGGGGCGGGCCAGCGGGCTGAGCAGCcagcgggcggggcggggccagCGGGCGGGGCGGAGCCAGCGGGCGGGGCGGAGCCTGCGGACGGGGCGGGGCCAGCGGGCTGAGCAGCCAGCGGGCGGGGCGGAGCCTGCGGACGGGGCGGGGCCAGCGGGCTGAGCAGCCAGCGGGCGGGGCGGAGCCTGTGGACGGGGCGGGGCCAGCGGGCTGAGCAGCCAGCGGGCGGGGCGGCGCCGCGCATGCGCGCCAGGGGCCGGGCGGCAGCCGCCCCCCGGTGcagtccagcagctcccagggccctgccgacccctcccagcccatcccGGCgcacagagaggggagggggcgaGGGGGTCTGAGGCTTTTATTTGAGTCTGCAGGGGGACCCCAACCATTGCGACCCTCCTGcacccccctgcagcacctgcgtgtcggggggggggtggggaggggggtcccaggggggaggctgggggtcTCCTGGGGGCGTGGGAGAGGCATGACCCTGGGGGGGGAAGTCCCTGAAGTGCAAGGGGGGTCCCCACTTTGAGAAGTCCATGGAGatattcggggggggggggaagaggctgagagggtcccaaggggggtgggggggggtccccTCAGTCTGCCTTGGTGCGTGGGCTGGGGGCTTTTGGACCCCCCCCGTAGTAGagcagctgggccagcagcagagcgTTGCAGGCGGCAGAGGTGGCGAAGGTCAGCGCCAGGAGCAGGTCCCCGGTCTCCTGGGGGGCACaaagaaaagggcttggggggctcatgggggaggagagaggagctggggggggaagggggggtctGGGGGAGCCTGTGAGGGGttgggggagaaaaaggggttcggggggtgggggctggggggagaaaataggggagggggctgggggcagctgcaaggggaaaggggaattttgagggggtgtgggggaagaaaagcagggggggaaatgggggaGGGGTCTGTGGGGGAGAAATGGGGGTCTGGGGGATCCCTCACCTGCACAGAGGTGAAGACCCTGGCCAgggccccccccagcagcagccctgtggtgaTCCCCGAGAGCTGCCCTGTGTGGCCCTGCCGGTGATtggccacagcctgcagcagctgggggcaaCAAGGCACAaagagggggctgcagggggctggggagaccCCCAGAGACCCCTACAgccaccccccgccccctgtgcagccctgcagacccCCAGACACCCCTAAGGATCCCCTatagccacccccaccccccacacaccaCAGGGGTCCAACCCCCATAACCTTCTTTAAGGACCCCCCCCTATTCAGAGGGACTTTGCCCATCCACAGGGgctcccccaacccccccaaccccccccccagggcccccccagaaccccctcctcaccctgctcagcaccaccaggggCAGGTTCGCTGCCTGCAGCGCCGTGGGGACCGCCAGGGGGGTCAGGGGGgacagcagagcccccaggacCAGCACATAACTGCTGACCAGCAACAGCCCTGGGGGACCAACAGCACTTAGAGGGGGGGTCAgggtgcagcccccccccccaacataaagcccccccccaggagcccaCCTTGCCTGCTGTGGCCCCCAAAGTGCtggatgaggaagaggagggtgagggtCTGCAGCAACAGGAACAGAGCCTCCCCCCAAGCACTGAAATGGAAGGGGAAAGGCTTTGAACACAGAGGTGTGGGAGCCCCCCCCCAACAGAACCCCCTTCAGCCCCATAagtgacccccccccccagcccccccccagctcacaGGCTGCCAACCCCCCCCATGGATCCAGGCATCAGGACACCCAAGCGTCCCACTCCCCCAGGTGCCCCTTGGggacccccctgccccccaagggTCCCTCCCTTAGCCAAGAGACCCCCAAATCCCACCCCCCAAGTCAAGGACACCAGGACACCTCCCCCCCCGCGCCCCTCCCATCTCCCCCCGTGCCCCCCCCGCACCTGAAGGGGAAGCCCCTGGCCCAGCCGTAGCTGACAGAGccccccagggccagcagctccagccccagggaggggaggctgagcccagccccactgcgAGCCCCCCACACCTTCAGCAGCTGCGGCAGCTTCACTGGGGGGCACACAGAGTTAGCCCCCAGACCCAAAGGcaccccccccagaccccccctTGAAACTCCCCCATCCAAAATGCACCCCCATTAATACCCGGGAtgacccccaacccccccacctgACCCCCAAACACCCCCTGGGCCCAGAAGTACCCTTCCCAGACCCATAAACACCTCCCAGACCCCCACAGATACCCTTCCAGacccccaaacaccccccaggtcccccatatcccaccccacagccacccccttgccccctcagccctccccagccccctcataTCCCACCCCACACGCCCCCCAGatcccaccccacagcccccccttgccccacagccccctcagcccccccatatcccaccccacagccccccccttGCTCCATAGCCCCCTCAGCCACCCCatatccccccccccagcccctcaccaatGAGGGACCCGGCCACGATGGCGTAGCCCAGCGCTTTACTGAGGAGGATCTTCAGGCACGGCACTGCGGGGCGGGAGCAAAACGGTACCGGGAGCGCCCAGGGCCCCTCGGggcacacccccacccccccaacttCCGCCAGGATCAAAGATGGCGGCGCCCACCTCGCGGCCCTTCACCGGCGCCGCTTCTGCCCAGCCGCAGAGCGGCGACTACTGGCGCCCTCCCCACCGCTGCCCCGGCGCCTCCTCCCCGGTACCGTGCAGGAGGTGCAGGTTGAGGACGAGTTCGTCGAAGCAGCTCTCggggagcagcagtggcaccagCAGCCCGCGCAGCGCCGCCATGGCGAGGCCTCCGCCGCCGCTTCCGGAGTCGCGGGGGCTGGGCTGTGATTGGCTGATAGGAGCAACCCCGCGGGTAGAGCGCATGCGCCGGCCCGCCCCCGCGCTGCTATTGGCTGCTGGCCGGTACCGCCAGGATTTACGCAATCGGCGGCACGAATCGCCCTGCGCTTACGCAATGTGCGAGGCGCGCTGTGGTTGCCCAACGCAATGTACGTACCCTGCGCGCTACGCAGAGTACGGAGCCTAGCGCTCTGTCTAGGCAATGTGCGCAGCCCCGTGCCCTGTGTTTACACAATCTGCGTATCCCAGCGCTCCTCGCTCGCTCACTCTGCATAAACTGCAGCTCTCCGCTCACGCAGGGTACCGGCGCTCTGCGTTTACGCACTGTGCGGAGCGCTTACGCACTTTACGCCCCTCGCCCCTTTACGCATTGTAGTCCCTGCGCTCATTCAGCCCTTTCACACCTCACGCACTCTGCGCTCTCCTCCTTTTGCGCGCCTCCCTCCTGCACGCACTTTACGCCTGCCGTGCTTTACGGCTCCCGCCTCGCCTGGCGGCTCCCGCGatggccgccgccgccgccgccgccgtccGCCCGCTGTGCCGCGGGGCCGTGGCCCTCTGCGTCCTTTTTTACCTCCGGCTGCAGCGGGGCCGCCGCCTGCGGGAAGCCGCTCGCCGAGCCCGAACCATTCGCTGCCGCCTGGCCGGAGCCCGCACTCGCCGCCGCTTCGCGGCGCTCTGGCTGTGGGGGCGGTTGGGGCCCGGCCGGAGCCTGGGCCCCGCGGCAGCGGCgccgggaggaggaggaggcggcggcggcggccgcgaGCGGCGGCTGTGGAGCAAGGCTCGGAGCTCTGCCTTCTGGGAAACGGTTCGGGCCAAAGCCTTCAGCCGCGGGGAGTGGGCTGAGAACTTTCGCCTGGCTCCGTCCACCTTCGACTTCCTCTGCGGCAGGCTGCGGGCAGCCATCCAGCGCCGGGACACCAGCATGCGGCGAGCGGTGCCGGCCGAGGTCCGCCTGGCTCTCACCCTCTGGCGCCTGGGGGCTTGCACCGAGTACCGGGCGGTGGAGCAGCAGTTCGGCGTCTCCCGTTCCACCGTCTGCAAGATCCTGCGGGACGTCTGCGAGGCCGTGGTCGCCATCCTGACGCCGCTCTACGCGCGGCCCCCGAGCCGAGCCCAGGGCTTCGCCCTGCCGCAGCTGGCCGGGGTCCTGACGCGGCTGCGGGTCCCCATCCGAGCCCCCCCGGACAACGCCCCCAGCTACAGCaccggcaggggctggcacgTGGTGGTGCTGCAGGCGGCCGTCGACTCCCGGGGGTGCTTCTGGAACATCGAGGTCAGCCCTCCCGGGCAGGGCCTGCGCCGCTCTGCCCTGTACCACCGCGCGCAGCACGGGGGGCTCTGCCCGGCTCCCCCGGCCCAGCTCGGGGGCGTCTCGGTGCCGCCTTTCCTGCTGGGGCGGCCCAGCGACCCCTGCTGCCGTGGCTGCTTCGCCCTTACGGCGGCTCCGAGGTGGCCaagcggagcggggcggggggcggggggcggcgccGCTTCAACGCCGGAGCCGCGCAGGCCGAGGCCGAGGCCGCGGCGGCCCTGGGGAAGCTGCGCGGCCGCTGGAGGTGCCTCCAGAAGAGGAACGACACCGACCTGAGCTTCCTGCCCACGCTGCTGGccgcctgctgcctgctgcacaaTGTCTGCCAGGCCCGGGGCGACCCCTGCCCGCCCGGATGGGTCGCGCCGCCCCCAGActtggggggtgaggaggaggaggaggaagaggaggaggaggagaggggagaggccgag harbors:
- the MPDU1 gene encoding mannose-P-dolichol utilization defect 1 protein; this encodes MAALRGLLVPLLLPESCFDELVLNLHLLHVPCLKILLSKALGYAIVAGSLIVKLPQLLKVWGARSGAGLSLPSLGLELLALGGSVSYGWARGFPFSAWGEALFLLLQTLTLLFLIQHFGGHSRQGLLLVSSYVLVLGALLSPLTPLAVPTALQAANLPLVVLSRLLQAVANHRQGHTGQLSGITTGLLLGGALARVFTSVQETGDLLLALTFATSAACNALLLAQLLYYGGGPKAPSPRTKAD
- the COPS6 gene encoding COP9 signalosome complex subunit 6; this encodes MAAAAAGGSSSAAGSNGAGGMEVDVAAAPSVMAGGVTGSVSVALHPLVILNISDHWIRLRSQEGRPAQVIGALIGRQEGRNIEVMNSFELLAHAVDGHVLIDKEYYYTKEEQFKQVFKELEFLGWYTTGGPPEPPDIQVHKQVCEIIESPLFLKLNPMTKHTDLPVSVFESVIDIINGEATLLFAELPYTLATEEAERIGVDHVARMTATGGGESSTVAEHLLAQHSAIKMLHSRVRLILEYVRAAQAGEVPFNHEILREASALCHCLPVLSTDKFKTDFYDQCNDVGLMAYLGTITKACNTMNQFVNKFNVLYDRQGLGRRMRGLFF